The following are from one region of the Ananas comosus cultivar F153 linkage group 20, ASM154086v1, whole genome shotgun sequence genome:
- the LOC109725769 gene encoding uncharacterized protein LOC109725769 produces MAHPSPPHRGFVYVGIVLLLGLGFGSDLAIAAGFKVPFRVKDVLPILPRQVSWPMMSTIHSAVDLLPSFVGSVGADPSGSSLAWKGACFFENEARLELTEGDREDGLGGGILHLKTSAAHSWTCMDLYVFATPYRITWDYYFAAREHTLEIKSWEEQAEMEYVKQHGISVFLMPSGMLGTLLSLLDVIPLFSNTIWGQNANLAFLEKHMGATFKKRSQPPITNINVEDIHSGDFLAVSKIRGRWGGFETLEKWVTGAFAGHTAVCLKDEMGNLWVGESGHENEKGEEIIVVIPWDEWWELALKDDSNPQIALLPLHPDLRARFNETAAWEYAKSMAGKPYGYHNMIFSWIDTIADNYPPPVDANLVMSVMSMWTRLQPVYAANMWNEALNKRLGTEDLDLHAIIAETERRGMTFDQLLTIPEQDEWVYSDGKSTTCVAFVLAMYKEAGVFAPFSESIQVTEFTIRDAYMLKIFESNQTRLPSWCNSGEEKLPFCQILGEYRMELPEYNTIEPYSKMNENCPSLPPTYKRPTRC; encoded by the exons ATGGCACACCCGTCGCCCCCGCATCGGGGCTTCGTCTACGTGGGGATCGTCCTTCTTctggggttagggtttggatccGACCTCGCTATCGCCGCGGGGTTCAAGGTGCCCTTCCGCGTGAAGGACGTGCTCCCGATCCTCCCGCGCCAGGTCTCGTGGCCCATGATGAGCACCATCCACAGCGCCGTCGACCTCTTGCCCTCCTTCGTCGGCTCCGTCGGAGCCGACCCCTCGGGGAGCTCCCTCGCGTGGAAGGGGGCCTGCTTCTTCGAGAACGAGGCGCGGCTCGAGCTCACCGAGGGCGATCGCGAGGATGGGCTCGGCGGGGGGATCCTCCACCTCAAG ACTTCGGCAGCACACAGCTGGACATGCATGGATCTATATGTATTTGCGACACCATACAGGATAACATGGGATTACTACTTTGCCGCACGAGAACATACCCTAGAGATAAAGTCGTGGGAAGAACAAGCAGAAATGGAATAT GTAAAACAACATGGTATTTCTGTTTTCCTTATGCCATCCGGGATGCTCGGAACTTTGCTATCCTTGCTTGATGTCATACCCCTATTTTCGAACACTATCTGGGGCCAGAATGCGAACTTAGCCTTTTTAGAAAAGCACATGGGCGCCACATTTAAGAAACGTTCCCAACCTCCAATAACGAATATTAATGTAGAGGATATTCACTCCGGCGACTTCTTGGCTGTGTCAAAGATCCGCGGACGATGGGGTGGATTCGAGACTTTAGAGAAATGGGTGACGGGTGCATTTGCAGGGCACACGGCGGTTTGTTTAAAGGATGAGATGGGCAACCTCTGGGTGGGCGAATCTGGCCATGAAAATGAGAAG GGAGAGGAGATTATTGTTGTAATTCCGTGGGATGAATGGTGGGAGTTGGCGCTAAAGGATGACTCCAACCCTCAGATAGCTTTATTGCCATTGCATCCTGACTTGCGTGCGAGGTTTAATGAGACAGCGGCTTGGGAATATGCCAAGAGCATGGCAGGGAAGCCTTATGGTTATCACAACATGATATTCAGCTGGATTGACACGATAGCTGACAACTACCCACCGCCTGTTGATGCTAACTTG gtaaTGTCTGTTATGTCCATGTGGACTAGATTGCAACCTGTTTATGCTGCTAACATGTGGAATGAAGCCCTTAACAAACGGCTTGGAACTGAG GATTTGGACCTGCATGCGATCATTGCTGAGACCGAAAGACGCGGGATGACATTCGATCAGTTACTCACCATCCCCGAACAAGACGAATGGGTGTACAGTGATGGTAAATCAACTACGTGTGTTGCCTTTGTTCTTGCGATGTACAAAGAGGCCGGAGTGTTTGCCCCATTCTCCGAGTCCATTCAGGTCACTGAATTCACT ATTCGGGATGCGTATATGCTCAAGATTTTCGAGAGTAACCAAACACGGCTACCAAGTTGGTGTAACTCGGGGGAGGAGAAGCTTCCCTTCTGCCAAATACTCGGAGAATACCGGATGGAGTTGCCAGAGTACAATACAATAGAACCGTACTCGAAAATGAACGAGAACTGCCCTTCGTTGCCGCCGACTTACAAGAGACCGACGCGATGCTGA
- the LOC109725608 gene encoding LOW QUALITY PROTEIN: betaine aldehyde dehydrogenase 2-like (The sequence of the model RefSeq protein was modified relative to this genomic sequence to represent the inferred CDS: inserted 1 base in 1 codon), giving the protein MNSVYIVKTTTVSEKEKPKPASPPLEVPRRGXFIDGEWREPLLKKRIPIINPVAAHRAGDVPAATAEDVDLAVEAARRALSRNRGRDWARASGAARAKHLRAIAAKITERKSQLAKLESIDCGKPLDEAAWDIDDVAGCFEYYADLAEALDKKQKAPISLPMETFKSYVLKEAIGVVALITPWNYPLLMATWKVAPALAAGCTAILKPSELASVTCLELADVCKEVGLPPGVLNIVTGLGPDAGAPLAAHPHVDKIAFTGSTETGRRIMTAAAQLVKPVSLELGGKSPLIVFDDVDIDKAVEWALFGCFWTNGQICSATSRLLIHEKIAKQFLERLVAWAKNIKVSDPLEEGCRLGPVVNEGQYEKIKKLISTAKNEGATILSGGVRPKHLEKGFFIEPTIITDVNTSMQIWREEVFGPVLCVKEFSTEEEAIELANDTQYGLGGGVISNDLERCQRLAEEIQAGIVWINCSQPCFCQAPWGGNKRSGFGRELGEWGLENYLSVKQVTQYVSDDPWGWYVSPSKL; this is encoded by the exons ATGAATTCAGTGTACATAGTGAAGACAACTACGGTCTCCGAGAAAGAAAAG CCGAAGCCAGCGTCGCCGCCATTAGAGGTCCCTCGCCGTG TCTTCATCGACGGGGAGTGGCGCGAGCCGCTGCTGAAGAAGCGGATCCCCATCATCAACCC TGTGGCGGCGCATCGTGCAGGGGACGTGCCCGCGGCGACCGCGGAGGACGTAGATCTCGCGGTGGAGGCCGCGCGAAGGGCGCTCTCGAGGAATCGGGGCCGGGATTGGGCGCGCGCCTCAGGGGCCGCGCGCGCCAAGCACCTCCGCGCGATCGCGGCGAAG ATAACTGAGAGGAAATCTCAGCTGGCTAAGCTAGAGTCAATTGATTGCGGGAAGCCTCTAGATGAAGCAGCATGGGACATT GATGATGTTGCTGGTTGTTTTGAGTACTATGCAGATCTTGCAGAAGCCTTAGATAAAAAGCAAAAGGCTCCAATCTCTCTTCCGATGGAAACATTCAAGAGCTATGTGCTTAAAGAAGCTATAGGAGTTGTTGCATTGATCACTCCCTG GAATTATCCCCTATTGATGGCTACTTGGAAGGTCGCTCCTGCCTTGGCTGCTGGGTGTACAGCTATTCTAAAGCCGTCTGAATTGGCTTCAGT GACTTGTTTAGAGCTTGCCGATGTGTGTAAAGAAGTGGGGCTTCCTCCCGGTGTCTTAAACATAGTGACTGGGTTAGGTCCTGACGCTGGTGCTCCTTTAGCAGCACATCCTCATGTGGACAAG ATCGCATTTACTGGAAGCACAGAAACTGGTAGAAGGATTATGACTGCTGCAGCTCAACTGGTCAAG CCTGTCTCATTGGAGCTTGGCGGTAAAAGTCCTCTTATTGTATTTGATGACGTCGACATTGACaaag cTGTTGAATGGGCTTTATTTGGGTGCTTTTGGACGAATGGCCAAATATGCAGTGCAACTTCTCGTCTCCTTATACAT GAAAAAATAGCAAAACAATTTTTAGAGAGACTTGTTGCATGGGCCAAAAATATTAAAGTCTCGGATCCATTGGAGGAAGGCTGCAGGCTTGGACCTGTCGTCAATGAAGGACAG TATGAAAAGATAAAGAAACTCATCTCAACAGCCAAAAATGAAGGCGCTACTATTTTGTCCGGTGGTGTTCGTCCCAAG CATCTGGAGAAAGGGTTCTTTATTGAGCCCACGATTATAACTGACGTGAACACATCGATGCAAATCTGGAGAGAGGAAGTTTTCGGGCCAGTCCTCTGTGTTAAAGAATTCAGCACTGAGGAGGAAGCTATCGAACTTGCTAATGATACTCA ATACGGCTTAGGTGGTGGTGTTATTTCTAATGATTTAGAGCGGTGCCAGAGGCTAGCTGAG GAAATTCAAGCTGGGATAGTTTGGATAAACTGCTCACAGCCCTGCTTCTGTCAAGCCCCTTGGGGAGGGAACAAGCGCAGCGGCTTCGGTCGCGAGCTTGGCGAATG GGGACTCGAGAACTACTTATCCGTAAAGCAAGTGACGCAGTACGTCTCCGATGATCCGTGGGGTTGGTATGTATCCCCCTCCAAGCTGTAG
- the LOC109725362 gene encoding enhanced ethylene response protein 5, with amino-acid sequence MAYLSMGEAHRRISSYLASFSDAIAAQDGGALKPLLAVSSSSSPCPLLGVADALVAFHDWPRLVNQSERFSNLGETIIPLLRSLQSYRLRRFADAYASYEKAANSFLQEFRNWETPWAMEAMQVVALEIRLLAEKADRELALNDKNPEKLQSAGSFLMKVFGALAGKGPKRVGALYVTCQLFKIYFKLGTVHLCRSVIRSIETARIFDFEEFPAKDKVTYMYYTGRLEVFNENFLAADQKLTYALTHCNSRSRTNLRMILKYLIPVKLSIGILPKMWLLEKYNLVEYADVVNALKRGDLQLLRRALQQHEDQFLRSGVYLVLEKLELQVYQRLVKKIYIIQKQKDPSKAHQIKLEVIVKALKWLEIDMDVDEVECIMSILIYKNLMKGYFAHKSKVVVLSKQDPFPKLNGKPVGS; translated from the exons ATGGCGTACCTCAGCATGGGCGAGGCTCACCGCCGCATCTCCTCTTACCTCGCGAGCTTCTCCGACGCCATCGCCGCCCAGGACGGCGGAGCCCTCAAGCCCCTCCTCgccgtctcctcctcctcctccccttgcCCTCTCCTCGGCGTCGCCGATGCCCTCGTCGCCTTCCACGATTGGCCCCGCTTGGTGAACCAATCGGAGAGGTTCTCCAACCTCGGGGAAACCATAATCCCCCTCCTCCGATCCCTCCAGAGCTATCGCCTCCGCCGCTTCGCTGACGCCTACGCCTCCTACGAGAAAGCTGCGAA TTCGTTTCTACAGGAGTTTCGGAATTGGGAGACGCCGTGGGCGATGGAGGCGATGCAAGTTGTAGCGCTCGAGATAAGGTTGCTTGCTGAGAAG GCCGATAGGGAGTTGGCATTGAATGATAAGAATCCAGAGAAGCTGCAGAGCGCAGGATCGTTCTTGATGAAGGTCTTCGGGGCTCTTGCG GGCAAAGGACCTAAGCGTGTTGGAGCATTGTATGTCACCTGCCAATTGTTCAAAATATACTTCAAG CTTGGCACTGTTCACCTTTGTCGCAGCGTCATAAGAAGTATTGAAACTGCTCGGATATTTGACTTTGAGGAGTTTCCAGCTAAAGACAAG GTCACATACATGTATTACACGGGTCGCTTGGAGGtctttaatgaaaattttcttgcT GCCGATCAGAAGTTAACGTATGCATTGACGCATTGCAACTCTAGAAGTCGAACAAATTTAAG GATGATTTTGAAGTATCTTATTCCAGTAAAGCTTTCAATAGGTATCTTGCCTAAAATGTGGCTTCTCGAGAAGTATAATTTAGTTGAG TATGCAGATGTTGTGAATGCACTGAAAAGGGGAGATCTCCAACTTCTAAGGCGGGCTCTTCAACAGCATGAAGACCA GTTCTTAAGATCAGGTGTGTACCTGGTGCTGGAGAAGCTAGAACTACAGGTCTATCAAAGATTAGTGAAGAAAAT TTACATAATCCAAAAACAAAAGGACCCCAGCAAGGCACATCAAATTAAGCTGGAAGTAATCGTCAAAGCATTGAAATGGCTTGAAATTGACATGGATGTCGACGAG GTGGAGTGTATAATGTCCATTCTCATTTACAAGAACCTTATGAAGGGTTATTTCGCGCACAAAAGCAAAGTCGTCGTTCTCAGCAAACAAGATCCTTTTCCTAAACTGAACGGGAAACCCGTCGGATCGTAA
- the LOC109725934 gene encoding LOW QUALITY PROTEIN: protein NRT1/ PTR FAMILY 6.4 (The sequence of the model RefSeq protein was modified relative to this genomic sequence to represent the inferred CDS: inserted 1 base in 1 codon): MVHVGGAYADDESGDNKLVVDFRGNPVDKSKTGGWLASGLILGTELSERVCVMGITMNLVTYLVGDMHLSTSQSANIVTNFMGTLNLLALLGGFLADAKLGRYLTIAIAAAITATGVCLLTITTSVPGMRPPACDDFRRSHHECATATRGQLAMLLASLYTIALGAGGIKANVSGFGSDQFDGRDPEEEKSMVFFFNRFYFCISLGSLFSVTVLFYVQDNVGRGWGYGVAAATMVAAVGVFVAGTPQYRYRRPEGSPLTVIGRVLWLAWKKRXVDYPEDLTRLNEFHVARVAHTDTFRCLDKAAIISCDDSESNKKASDAAATATQVEEVKMVLKLLPVWSTCILFWTVYSQMTTFSIEQATYMDRRLGSFLVPAGSLSVSLFLSILLFTSLNEKLLVPFARRFVTRSPQGLTSLQRIAVGLLLSVVAMSVAALVERKRRDAAVHLGTTISAFWLVLQFFLVGAGEAFAYVGQLEFFIREGPERMKSMSTGLFLATLSMGFFLSSVLVALVDKATNGGWIKNNLNEGRLDYFYWMLAVLGVVNFAVFLFFASRHEYKVSNYSLKGWGTDVAILKEEMAEETIKITDV; the protein is encoded by the exons ATG GTCCACGTTGGAGGTGCTTATGCAGATGATGAGAGTGGTGACAACAAATTGGTTGTAGATTTCAGAGGAAACCCTGTTGATAAATCTAAAACTGGTGGATGGCTCGCTTCAGGGCTCATCTTAG GAACGGAGCTGTCGGAGAGGGTGTGCGTGATGGGGATCACGATGAACCTGGTGACATACCTGGTTGGGGATATGCACCTCTCGACATCGCAATCTGCAAACATCGTGACCAATTTCATGGGAACACTCAACCTGCTCGCCCTCTTAGGGGGCTTTTTGGCCGACGCCAAGCTCGGCCGCTATCTAACCATCGCCATCGCTGCCGCCATCACTGCCACT GGAGTTTGCCTGCTGACGATTACAACGTCGGTCCCGGGCATGCGGCCGCCGGCCTGCGACGACTTCCGGCGGAGCCACCACGAGTGCGCGACCGCGACCCGGGGCCAATTGGCGATGCTCCTCGCGTCGCTCTACACGATCGCGCTCGGCGCGGGCGGGATCAAGGCCAACGTCTCCGGCTTCGGCTCCGACCAGTTCGACGGCCGCGACCCGGAGGAGGAGAAGTCGATGGTCTTCTTCTTCAACCGCTTCTACTTCTGCATCAGCCTGGGCTCGCTCTTCTCCGTGACGGTGCTCTTCTACGTCCAGGACAATGTCGGCCGCGGGTGGGGGTACGGCGTGGCGGCCGCCACCATGGTCGCCGCGGTCGGAGTGTTCGTCGCCGGAACGCCCCAGTACAG ATACCGAAGACCGGAGGGGAGCCCGTTGACCGTGATTGGGAGAGTGTTGTGGTTGGCGTGGAAGAAGA GGGTTGACTATCCCGAGGATTTGACTCGGCTCAACGAGTTCCACGTGGCAAGAGTGGCCCACACAGATACGTTCAG GTGCTTGGACAAAGCTGCGATCATCTCATGCGACGATTCTGAATCAAATAAGAAAGCGTCAGATGCAGCAGCAACTGCGACACAAGTGGAGGAGGTAAAGATGGTCCTCAAACTCCTGCCAGTCTGGTCTACCTGCATCCTCTTCTGGACCGTCTACTCGCAGATGACCACGTTCTCCATCGAGCAAGCGACCTACATGGACCGCCGCCTCGGCTCGTTCCTCGTCCCCGCCGGCTCCCTCTCcgtctccctcttcctctccatcCTCCTCTTCACCTCCCTCAACGAGAAGCTCCTCGTCCCCTTCGCCCGCCGCTTCGTCACCCGCTCCCCCCAGGGCCTCACCAGCCTCCAGCGCATCGCCGTAGGCCTGCTCCTCTCCGTCGTCGCCATGTCAGTCGCCGCGCTCGTCGAGAGGAAACGAAGGGACGCCGCCGTCCACCTCGGCACGACCATAAGCGCCTTCTGGCTCGTCCTGCAGTTCTTCCTCGTGGGCGCGGGGGAGGCATTCGCGTACGTCGGCCAGCTTGAGTTCTTCATCCGCGAAGGCCCGGAGCGGATGAAGTCGATGAGCACGGGGCTCTTCCTCGCCACGCTATCGATGGGCTTCTTCCTCAGCAGCGTGCTCGTTGCGCTCGTCGACAAGGCGACTAATGGGGGGTGGATTAAGAATAATCTCAATGAAGGGAGATTggattatttttattggatgTTGGCGGTATTGGGCGTGGTGAATTTCGCGGTGTTCTTGTTTTTCGCTAGCCGCCATGAGTACAAAGTGTCCAACTATAGTTTGAAGGGGTGGGGGACGGATGTAGCCATTTTGAAGGAGGAGATGGCCGAGGAGACGATAAAAATAACCGATGTATAG
- the LOC109725609 gene encoding major centromere autoantigen B-like encodes MGVGVGVGVFWDLSSKPPTTTLPLRDVAVRLHLAASSFGPLRLSLAFASPRSLLPSPSPSPSPSPASSPSPCRVCGRNFFVGAKLLRHFAEIHAPEHAKRLRRLASARGARRVRLAAALAPKLARFEKAARDLRAAPRGPADELRRAGVTVRAVEGAPRRAIRDRAVGAMDEGILACVVLVSDDSGLAEVLGEARRRRLRTVVVGFRWAEVVSGKARAAAPAMVGRWRDREMLKRLEWSFNEDEDEDEDEIESEGFEWDSEEEEEEEEEGGRENGRAPWWELD; translated from the coding sequence atgggcgtgggcgtgggcgtgggcgtgTTCTGGGACCTGAGCTCGAAGCCCCCCACCACCACCCTCCCCCTCCGCGACGTCGCCGTGCGCCTCCAcctcgccgcctcctccttCGGCCCCCTCCGTCTCTCCCTCGCCTTCGCATCCCCTCgctccctcctcccctccccttccccatccccatccccatccccagCTTCTTCCCCCTCCCCATGCCGCGTCTGCGGCCGCAACTTCTTCGTCGGCGCCAAGCTCCTCCGCCACTTCGCCGAGATCCACGCGCCCGAGCACGCCaagcgcctccgccgcctcgcctccgCCCGCGGCGCCCGCCGCgtccgcctcgccgccgcgcTCGCCCCCAAGCTCGCCAGGTTCGAGAAGGCCGCGCGCGACCTCCGCGCCGCCCCGCGCGGCCCCGCCGACGAGCTCCGCCGCGCCGGGGTCACGGTCCGCGCCGTCGAGGGCGCGCCCCGCCGGGCGATCCGCGACCGCGCGGTCGGGGCCATGGACGAGGGGATCCTCGCGTGCGTGGTGCTGGTCTCCGACGATTCGGGGCTTGCGGAGGTGCTCGGAGAGGCTCGGAGGCGGCGGCTGAGGACGGTGGTGGTAGGCTTCCGGTGGGCGGAGGTGGTCTCCGGCAAGGCtagggcggcggcgccggcgatgGTGGGGCGGTGGAGGGATCGGGAGATGCTGAAGAGGTTGGAGTGGAGCTTcaacgaggacgaggacgaggacgaggacgagatCGAAAGCGAGGGTTTTGAGTGGGAtagcgaggaggaggaggaggaagaagaagagggtggGAGAGAGAATGGTCGAGCGCCATGGTGGGAGCTCGATTAG